One region of Canis aureus isolate CA01 chromosome 31, VMU_Caureus_v.1.0, whole genome shotgun sequence genomic DNA includes:
- the OTULINL gene encoding inactive ubiquitin thioesterase OTULINL isoform X2: MIDLKTLEGSDQVYSWMLVTSQALGTVWRIAKGSVMLAASFLVPALCYFRRMHYDLGHWLKWWIGYLQRKFKRNLSVEAEVDLLSFCVREWKGETPRAKMMRKACEELFWRHHIKCVRQVKRDNYAALRSVLFQIFSQGLSFPSWMKEKDIVKLPEKLLFSQGCNWIQQYSFGPEKYTGSNVFGKLRKCVDLLKTQWTEFNGIKDYHKRGSMCNILFSDPLLEYKLYEALKFIMLYQVTEVYEQMKTNKVIPNLFQLLFSRETSSDPLSFMINHLNSVGDTCGLEQIDMFILGHSLEIKIKVFRLFKFNSRDFEVCYPDLAPREWPEISLLTENDRHYHIPVF; encoded by the exons gAAGTGACCAAGTTTACTCCTGGATGCTAGTCACCAGCCAAGCTTTAGGGACCGTGTGGAGAATAGCAAAGGGGTCAGTGATGCTGGCAGCTTCATTTCTGGTGCCTGCCCTCTGCTACTTCAGGAGGATGCATTATGATTTAGGGCACTGGCTGAAATG GTGGATTGGATATCTGCAGAGAAAattcaaaa GGAACCTCAGTGTGGAGGCGGAGGTCGACCTACTGAGTTTCTGTGTGagagagtggaaaggagagacgcCACGTGCCAAGATGATGCGGAAG GCTTGTGAGGAGCTGTTTTGGCGGCATCACATTAAATGTGTCCGGCAAGTAAAGAGAGATAATTATGCTGCTCTGAGGTCAGTGCTGTTTCAGATATTCAGCCAAGGCCTCTCCTTTCCATCATGGATGAAAGAGAAGGACATCGTGAAG CTTCCTGAAAAACTGCTCTTTTCACAAGGTTGTAATTGGATCCAGCAATACAGTTTTGGTCCTGAGAAGTATACAGGTTCCAATGTGTTTGGAAAATTGCGTAAATGCGTGGATTTATTGAAAACACAG tGGACTGAATTTAATGGAATTAAAGATTATCACAAGAGAGGAAGTATGTGCAACATCCTTTTTTCTGATCCTCTTCTGGAATATAAACTGTATGAAGCTTTAAAGTTTATCATGCTATATCAAGTCACTGAAGTTTATGAACAAATGAAGACTAACAAAGTCATTCCCAATCTTTTTCAACTCCTGTTTTCCCGGGAAACATCCTCTGACCCTTTAAGCTTCATGATAAACCACCTGAATTCTGTGGGCGACACATGTGGACTAGAGCAG ATCGATATGTTTATTCTTGGACACTCCcttgaaataaagataaaagtgtTCAGGTTGTTCAAGTTTAACTCCAGAGACTTCGAGGTCTGCTACCCAGACTTGGCACCCAGGGAGTGGCCAGAGATCTCCCTGCTGACGGAGAATGACCGCCACTATCACATTCCTGTCTTTTAA
- the OTULINL gene encoding inactive ubiquitin thioesterase OTULINL isoform X1 produces MAARRSPPRARARARAREREGPRGPAAGSDQVYSWMLVTSQALGTVWRIAKGSVMLAASFLVPALCYFRRMHYDLGHWLKWWIGYLQRKFKRNLSVEAEVDLLSFCVREWKGETPRAKMMRKACEELFWRHHIKCVRQVKRDNYAALRSVLFQIFSQGLSFPSWMKEKDIVKLPEKLLFSQGCNWIQQYSFGPEKYTGSNVFGKLRKCVDLLKTQWTEFNGIKDYHKRGSMCNILFSDPLLEYKLYEALKFIMLYQVTEVYEQMKTNKVIPNLFQLLFSRETSSDPLSFMINHLNSVGDTCGLEQIDMFILGHSLEIKIKVFRLFKFNSRDFEVCYPDLAPREWPEISLLTENDRHYHIPVF; encoded by the exons gAAGTGACCAAGTTTACTCCTGGATGCTAGTCACCAGCCAAGCTTTAGGGACCGTGTGGAGAATAGCAAAGGGGTCAGTGATGCTGGCAGCTTCATTTCTGGTGCCTGCCCTCTGCTACTTCAGGAGGATGCATTATGATTTAGGGCACTGGCTGAAATG GTGGATTGGATATCTGCAGAGAAAattcaaaa GGAACCTCAGTGTGGAGGCGGAGGTCGACCTACTGAGTTTCTGTGTGagagagtggaaaggagagacgcCACGTGCCAAGATGATGCGGAAG GCTTGTGAGGAGCTGTTTTGGCGGCATCACATTAAATGTGTCCGGCAAGTAAAGAGAGATAATTATGCTGCTCTGAGGTCAGTGCTGTTTCAGATATTCAGCCAAGGCCTCTCCTTTCCATCATGGATGAAAGAGAAGGACATCGTGAAG CTTCCTGAAAAACTGCTCTTTTCACAAGGTTGTAATTGGATCCAGCAATACAGTTTTGGTCCTGAGAAGTATACAGGTTCCAATGTGTTTGGAAAATTGCGTAAATGCGTGGATTTATTGAAAACACAG tGGACTGAATTTAATGGAATTAAAGATTATCACAAGAGAGGAAGTATGTGCAACATCCTTTTTTCTGATCCTCTTCTGGAATATAAACTGTATGAAGCTTTAAAGTTTATCATGCTATATCAAGTCACTGAAGTTTATGAACAAATGAAGACTAACAAAGTCATTCCCAATCTTTTTCAACTCCTGTTTTCCCGGGAAACATCCTCTGACCCTTTAAGCTTCATGATAAACCACCTGAATTCTGTGGGCGACACATGTGGACTAGAGCAG ATCGATATGTTTATTCTTGGACACTCCcttgaaataaagataaaagtgtTCAGGTTGTTCAAGTTTAACTCCAGAGACTTCGAGGTCTGCTACCCAGACTTGGCACCCAGGGAGTGGCCAGAGATCTCCCTGCTGACGGAGAATGACCGCCACTATCACATTCCTGTCTTTTAA